From Triticum aestivum cultivar Chinese Spring chromosome 4A, IWGSC CS RefSeq v2.1, whole genome shotgun sequence, a single genomic window includes:
- the LOC123084718 gene encoding uncharacterized protein has product MSRSESEPHITHATPAGIIEMATGVGNGSGPSTNDALQSILAAARPFLRGDLAAVDPELPSLVSVLVSAGAGECYHKHGTFLAHLLDVYRILRLWGAPDAVARCGLFHSSYSNSYVNLAIFEPDVSRARVRAIVGAAAERLVHIFCIVPRHALMHDDLHLRYTDAELHDHLAAAEASLQAARSGGARPEDKAEPWRAKLRSVVPEEGVVVPHIRTGEPVALSRRVLAVFVLMTVADFSDQYTDYQDKLFHNDDGRLEFAGDNWAALWPGTGKPGLWVSAMSRLAALYRLIATDEQLRHMEEGSTKTTADEQDAGLELRIPPVFDRCSKVLDPGEQIAARDLYWEAICSDGKEGAESLLRRCIAKNPYVGEPWLVLAQVLLNGGGRWEEAEAAAAEGLRLVLEWGSSWDKRMSWEGWVSWGRVMRDKAKEKQWPRSAWGIINLGLVKHIHDD; this is encoded by the coding sequence ATGAGCAGGAGTGAGAGTGAGCCACACATCACACACGCTACACCGGCCGGGATCATCGAAATGGCGACCGGCGTCGGCAACGGCAGTGGCCCATCGACGAACGACGCGCTCCAGTCGATCCTCGCCGCCGCGCGCCCGTTCCTCCGGGGCGACCTCGCGGCCGTCGACCCCGAGCTCCCCTCGCTCGTCTCCGTCCTCGtgtccgccggcgccggcgagTGCTACCACAAGCACGGCACCTTCCTCGCGCACCTGCTCGACGTCTACCGCATCCTCCGCCTCTGGGGcgcgcccgacgccgtcgcccgttgCGGCCTCTTCCACTCCTCCTACTCCAACTCCTACGTCAACCTCGCCATCTTCGAGCCCGACGTCAGCCGCGCCCGCGTCCGCGCCATCGTCGGCGCCGCCGCCGAGCGGCTCGTGCACATCTTCTGCATCGTCCCGCGCCACGCGCTCATGCACGACGACCTCCACCTCCGCTACACCGACGCCGAGCTCCAcgaccacctcgccgccgccgaggcGTCCCTCCAGGCCGCGCGCTCCGGCGGGGCCAGGCCGGAGGACAAGGCGGAGCCGTGGCGCGCGAAGCTGCGGTCCGTGGTGCCGGAGGAGGGCGTGGTGGTGCCGCACATCCGGACGGGGGAGCCGGTGGCGCTGTCGCGGCGCGTGCTGGCGGTGTTCGTGCTGATGACCGTCGCCGACTTCAGCGACCAGTACACGGACTACCAGGACAAGCTGTTCCACAACGACGACGGCCGCCTCGAGTTCGCGGGCGACAACTGGGCCGCGCTCTGGCCGGGCACCGGCAAGCCGGGGCTGTGGGTGAGCGCCATGTCCAGGCTCGCCGCGCTGTACCGCCTCATCGCCACCGACGAGCAGCTCCGCCACATGGAAGAAGGGTCGACGAAGACGACGGCGGACGAGCAGGACGCGGGCCTGGAGCTTCGCATCCCGCCCGTGTTCGACCGGTGCAGCAAGGTGCTGGACCCCGGCGAGCAGATCGCGGCGAGGGACCTGTACTGGGAGGCGATCTGCAGCGACGGCAAGGAGGGCGCGGAGTCGCTGCTGCGGCGGTGCATCGCGAAGAACCCGTACGTGGGGGAGCCGTGGCTGGTGCTGGCTCAGGTGCTGCTCAACGGCggagggaggtgggaggaggcggaggcggcggcggcggaggggctgAGGCTGGTGCTGGAGTGGGGCAGCAGCTGGGACAAGAGGATGTCGTGGGAGGGGTGGGTGTCGTGGGGGAGGGTGATGAGGGACAAGGCCAAGGAGAAACAATGGCCGCGCTCTGCCTGGGGCATCATCAACCTCGGACTCGTCAAGCACATCCACGACGACTAG